The following coding sequences lie in one Maribacter forsetii DSM 18668 genomic window:
- a CDS encoding response regulator, which yields MDNNIKVCVIDDDEVFQYTIFHTLEAHKSVGKIIPFTDGAEAMSFFNENISERYELPDIVFLDINMPVMDGYRFMDEYIKLLPKFSKKITIYILSSSVDLVDFEKAKMIKEVTDYIVKPIKDNQLTKILAEL from the coding sequence ATGGACAATAATATCAAAGTTTGCGTAATTGATGATGACGAGGTTTTTCAATACACCATATTCCACACCTTAGAAGCACACAAATCTGTTGGAAAGATTATTCCATTTACAGATGGAGCCGAAGCGATGAGTTTTTTTAATGAAAATATAAGTGAGAGATATGAGCTACCTGATATTGTTTTTCTAGACATAAACATGCCTGTAATGGATGGCTATAGATTTATGGACGAATATATAAAGTTATTACCCAAATTTTCTAAAAAAATTACCATTTACATCTTGTCCTCTTCTGTAGACTTAGTAGATTTTGAAAAGGCAAAAATGATAAAAGAGGTAACTGATTACATTGTTAAACCAATAAAAGACAATCAATTAACTAAAATTCTAGCTGAATTATAA